TAGGGTCGCGAGGAATTCGCGAACTAGCAACGGTCTCGTAGAGAGCATAAATTTCATGAGGGACTATGGCTACTTTGACTTCAGCTAAAGCAATCGCATTGGTTAACAAATTCTTTCCTACAGAGGGAGAAAATATACCTCTATCGATCATTTTTTCGATTCTTTTATTCAGTTCATAAGTTGTTTCTGACCAAGCCTGTTCCGCCATATAAAGTTCTAATTCAGGACGGGCAATTAATTTTCTGCCTCTTTCTCTAATCAATTCCGCCACCAAGATATTGGCATCAACTACTAATCGCATTATTTATTACTCGGACTCAGATAAATCTAAAGCACGAGCTAGAGTAGCTTCATCCATGCCACTTTGTGCTATGGCTGTGGCTACTGTTTGATTTAGTCTTTGTAGTCCTTAAGATAGAGTTTGTCCAGATTTTCGTTACATAACTTGACAAAACTCCTCTATTCTTTAAAATTGAGTAAGGACATTGTACATTCGCTCCGTAATTATCTAAGTTAAGCAAAACACACTTTATCTCACATCCTCC
The window above is part of the Coleofasciculaceae cyanobacterium genome. Proteins encoded here:
- a CDS encoding PIN domain-containing protein, which gives rise to MRLVVDANILVAELIRERGRKLIARPELELYMAEQAWSETTYELNKRIEKMIDRGIFSPSVGKNLLTNAIALAEVKVAIVPHEIYALYETVASSRIPRDPKVV